The following coding sequences are from one Shewanella eurypsychrophilus window:
- the dinG gene encoding ATP-dependent DNA helicase DinG, translating to MLSADVKTQIRSIYKGIANSLPGFRSRREQNYIVAEISKTLAGEYDKHRRIIVVEAGTGIGKSLAYILGSIPLALASKKKVCIATATVALQEQLLHKDLPFFLQHSELDFTFGLVKGRQRYVCLSKMEMLVGADNGTQMAMWQTKPDNSQIKQLQGLLKQYHEGKWNGERDTLIEQLPDHLWQQIACDKHSCHRQLASHRNCPFHKAREDLDSWDVLIANHSLLFADLELGGGVILPDPEELYYIIDEAHHLPMVARDFSSAQSTLKGAVDWLEKIDKTCSKLQNQIKSNHIISPAQAMQDHITDLTGQLTQIAHFCDSQIHRFDNPESRLRFEHGKLPDALIIQAENLATVSTTALKQFNKMLVLLSEAIKDGEIPKHQAEQLLTETGFMLQRLENMQKLWKMMAKQDNPKGAPMARWIEALTGKQTDYLFSASPIEVGFMLEKLLWDKAAGVVLCSATLRALNNFNHFTHQVGLSINDGSRFLAMDSPFDFEQNATLFLPKMINEPTDEKFTEELAEQILALVDGEMATLVLFASYWQMEKVVDLVQSKIKTGLLIQGTASRQEILKTHKKRCDENEASIIFGTGSFSEGLDLPGDYLTNLIITKLPFAVPTSPVEQAHAEYIKIKGGNPFLQLAIPDASRKLIQSCGRLLRNEQDYGRITILDRRLVTKRYGKSLLDALPPFRRVIE from the coding sequence ATGCTATCCGCCGACGTTAAGACACAGATCCGCTCTATATATAAAGGTATTGCTAACTCATTACCTGGCTTTCGCTCCAGACGTGAGCAAAACTATATCGTCGCCGAGATATCAAAAACACTTGCGGGTGAATACGATAAACATCGGCGCATTATTGTCGTCGAAGCTGGTACGGGGATTGGTAAGTCGCTCGCCTATATTTTAGGCTCAATACCATTAGCTCTCGCCAGTAAAAAGAAAGTGTGTATCGCCACGGCAACCGTAGCACTGCAAGAGCAGCTGCTGCATAAAGATCTGCCATTCTTTTTACAGCATTCAGAACTGGATTTCACGTTCGGCCTAGTAAAGGGTCGTCAACGCTATGTGTGTCTGTCGAAGATGGAGATGTTGGTTGGAGCAGATAATGGCACTCAGATGGCCATGTGGCAGACTAAACCTGATAATAGTCAGATAAAACAGCTACAGGGATTACTCAAACAATATCATGAAGGAAAGTGGAACGGTGAACGTGATACGTTAATTGAGCAGCTTCCCGATCATCTTTGGCAGCAAATAGCATGTGACAAGCACAGTTGTCATCGTCAGCTTGCTAGTCATAGAAACTGTCCATTCCATAAAGCCCGTGAAGATCTCGATAGCTGGGATGTATTAATCGCTAACCACAGCTTATTATTTGCCGATCTAGAACTCGGTGGCGGGGTCATTTTGCCAGATCCTGAAGAGCTGTACTACATCATCGATGAAGCACACCACTTGCCTATGGTCGCTAGGGATTTCTCCAGTGCCCAGTCCACGCTCAAAGGTGCTGTCGATTGGTTAGAGAAAATTGATAAGACTTGTAGCAAGCTACAGAACCAAATAAAAAGTAACCATATCATAAGCCCGGCACAAGCCATGCAAGATCATATTACCGACCTCACTGGCCAACTCACACAAATTGCACACTTTTGTGATTCTCAAATTCATAGATTTGACAACCCTGAGAGTCGTTTGCGTTTCGAACACGGTAAACTGCCCGATGCGCTCATCATACAAGCAGAAAACTTAGCCACTGTATCGACGACTGCGTTAAAGCAATTTAATAAAATGCTGGTTTTACTCAGTGAAGCCATAAAAGATGGCGAGATCCCCAAGCATCAAGCCGAACAGTTACTCACTGAAACAGGCTTTATGTTACAGCGTCTGGAAAACATGCAGAAACTGTGGAAAATGATGGCCAAACAGGACAACCCGAAAGGGGCTCCTATGGCTCGATGGATAGAAGCCTTAACGGGTAAGCAAACTGATTACTTATTTAGTGCTTCACCCATCGAGGTGGGTTTCATGCTAGAAAAGCTGCTATGGGATAAAGCGGCAGGGGTTGTTCTATGTAGTGCGACGTTACGAGCCTTGAACAACTTTAACCACTTCACTCATCAAGTTGGACTCTCTATCAATGATGGCAGCCGCTTTTTGGCGATGGACTCCCCTTTCGATTTCGAGCAAAACGCGACTCTTTTCTTGCCGAAAATGATTAATGAGCCCACAGATGAAAAATTCACCGAAGAACTTGCCGAGCAAATATTGGCGTTAGTTGACGGTGAAATGGCAACTTTAGTCCTTTTTGCTTCGTACTGGCAGATGGAAAAGGTGGTCGATCTGGTTCAAAGTAAAATCAAAACAGGTTTACTCATTCAGGGCACAGCCTCTAGACAAGAGATCCTCAAGACCCATAAAAAGCGTTGTGATGAAAATGAAGCAAGCATTATCTTCGGTACTGGCAGCTTCTCCGAAGGGCTAGATCTTCCAGGTGATTATTTGACCAACTTGATTATCACTAAGCTCCCCTTTGCCGTACCTACTTCACCGGTCGAACAGGCACATGCCGAATATATTAAGATAAAAGGTGGTAATCCTTTCCTACAGCTGGCAATCCCTGATGCATCGCGCAAACTGATCCAAAGTTGTGGTAGATTACTACGCAATGAGCAAGACTATGGCCGTATCACCATTTTAGATCGACGCTTAGTCACTAAACGGTATGGCAAATCATTGCTCGATGCTCTACCTCCATTTCGACGCGTAATTGAGTAG
- a CDS encoding DNA polymerase II, with translation MNMTISSSQTVSGRILTRQLVNHSGELSFHYYIKTQSGPVLVKVPQGEYVCFCSTEQLSQLEPHLRLLKVRVQQLALKSFANEPVSAIYCRSSQSFRQLTRTATDLDVRLFETDIRPEHRFLIERFIALDVEFIGEYGLNIPNAGQPKSVSSMTNLAVFNATRARKSDIDVNLKAISLDFECSMSGVLYSVGLYGKTAGEEYKNVIMVGDASSISADKVVDYIHWVEDEKALIHKLIDWFNEYDPDIIIGWAVVTFDLALLYRRANFHGIRLYLGRGGTELSWKVADKFRPETLSLPGRFVLDGIDWLKAAFYRFDSFSLESVSRALLEEGKALPSGEKGVDNRGGEITQLFNTDKAALAHYNLTDSRLVWDIFDKAELFAFAIERSRLTGLELGRVGASVAAFNNLYLPHLHRAGFVAPAMATSQGLESPGGYVMNSIPGLYKHILVLDFKSLYPSIIRTFLIDPKGLIKGLSEPEADNVAGFLGAQFSRQSPILPELIKTLSEHREVAKAESNSPLSQAIKIIMNSLYGVLGSRGCVFHDARLASSITLRGHQIMKQTRAWIEESGYQVIYGDTDSTFVWLGDKPIEADSISDIGKGLVVDINKKWRQKLTDEMQLKSYLELEYESHYEQFFMPTLRGSTEGSKKRYVGAYTDEQKQLQLVFKGMEQVRSDWSPLARRIQAALYYKLFSKLDVMAYLQEVVNDLLEGKLDEELIFSKRLRRNIEDYTAKSSPHVKAAKLMCEYSGEQRHAKKGARVEYLITLNGAEPTKYRQAAIDYHYYINKQLAPVAEPVLTLLDKRFSDIASKQLSLI, from the coding sequence CTGAATATGACCATCTCCAGTTCCCAGACCGTATCCGGCCGCATTTTAACTCGTCAGCTAGTTAACCACTCAGGCGAACTTAGCTTTCACTATTATATAAAGACCCAGTCTGGTCCTGTTCTCGTTAAAGTCCCTCAAGGGGAGTATGTTTGTTTCTGCTCAACTGAACAGTTAAGTCAGCTTGAACCTCACCTTCGTTTATTAAAAGTAAGGGTGCAGCAGTTAGCACTGAAGAGTTTTGCTAATGAGCCCGTTTCGGCAATATATTGTCGTTCATCCCAGAGTTTTAGACAGCTAACTCGTACGGCGACTGATCTTGATGTTCGTCTATTTGAAACCGATATTCGCCCTGAACATAGATTTTTAATTGAACGCTTTATTGCCTTAGACGTTGAGTTTATCGGCGAGTATGGCTTGAATATACCTAATGCTGGTCAGCCTAAGTCTGTTAGCTCTATGACTAACCTAGCCGTGTTTAATGCCACGAGAGCCAGAAAAAGTGATATCGATGTCAACTTAAAAGCCATTTCACTCGATTTCGAGTGCAGTATGTCTGGTGTACTCTACTCGGTTGGCTTGTATGGCAAGACTGCAGGTGAAGAATATAAGAATGTGATAATGGTGGGTGATGCATCTTCTATCTCTGCAGATAAAGTGGTGGATTATATTCACTGGGTAGAAGATGAAAAGGCGCTTATCCATAAACTGATTGACTGGTTTAATGAATATGATCCAGACATCATTATTGGCTGGGCAGTGGTCACATTTGATTTAGCTTTATTGTATCGACGGGCCAACTTTCATGGCATTCGTCTCTATCTGGGCAGAGGAGGGACTGAGCTAAGCTGGAAGGTGGCAGATAAGTTTCGTCCAGAAACGCTATCTTTACCGGGAAGGTTTGTTCTTGACGGTATCGATTGGTTAAAAGCGGCTTTTTATCGTTTCGATAGCTTCTCACTTGAGTCTGTTTCCCGTGCATTACTCGAAGAGGGTAAGGCGCTGCCCAGTGGCGAGAAAGGTGTCGATAATAGAGGCGGTGAGATAACCCAATTATTTAACACCGATAAAGCAGCACTGGCACATTATAACTTAACAGACAGCCGGCTAGTCTGGGATATATTCGATAAGGCAGAGCTGTTTGCCTTCGCCATTGAGCGATCAAGGTTAACCGGTTTAGAACTTGGGCGAGTCGGAGCCTCGGTGGCTGCATTTAATAACTTATATTTACCGCACCTGCATAGAGCGGGATTTGTGGCCCCTGCGATGGCCACTAGCCAAGGGTTAGAGAGCCCAGGTGGCTATGTGATGAATTCTATTCCTGGGCTCTATAAACATATACTGGTTCTCGATTTTAAGAGCCTTTACCCATCCATTATTCGTACATTTCTCATCGACCCAAAGGGTCTGATAAAAGGTTTGTCTGAGCCCGAGGCCGATAATGTTGCAGGCTTTTTAGGTGCTCAATTTAGCCGTCAATCGCCTATATTACCTGAATTGATTAAAACCTTATCTGAACACCGGGAAGTGGCTAAGGCTGAGAGTAACAGTCCGCTTTCACAAGCGATCAAAATTATCATGAATTCCTTGTATGGTGTGTTGGGCTCTCGTGGCTGTGTGTTCCATGATGCCAGGCTGGCTAGTTCGATTACCCTCAGGGGTCATCAGATAATGAAGCAGACCAGAGCTTGGATAGAAGAGTCTGGCTATCAAGTGATTTACGGCGATACGGACTCTACTTTTGTCTGGCTGGGTGATAAGCCTATCGAGGCTGATAGCATTAGCGACATTGGCAAAGGTTTAGTCGTAGATATCAATAAAAAATGGCGACAAAAGCTTACCGATGAAATGCAGCTCAAGAGCTACCTTGAACTAGAGTATGAATCTCATTACGAGCAATTTTTTATGCCGACGTTAAGAGGCTCAACAGAAGGTTCCAAAAAACGCTATGTTGGCGCCTACACAGACGAACAAAAACAACTGCAACTTGTGTTTAAGGGCATGGAGCAAGTTCGTAGTGACTGGAGCCCTCTAGCGAGGCGGATCCAAGCTGCACTATATTACAAACTGTTTTCAAAGTTGGATGTCATGGCTTATCTGCAGGAAGTCGTTAATGATTTACTCGAAGGTAAGCTAGATGAGGAGCTCATTTTCTCCAAAAGACTGAGACGAAACATTGAAGACTATACCGCGAAATCCTCTCCCCATGTCAAAGCGGCAAAGCTGATGTGCGAATACTCTGGTGAGCAACGTCATGCTAAAAAAGGCGCTAGAGTAGAATACCTGATCACGCTTAATGGTGCCGAACCTACAAAGTATAGACAGGCTGCAATTGATTATCATTACTATATAAACAAGCAGCTGGCTCCAGTCGCTGAACCAGTTTTGACACTGCTCGACAAACGTTTCTCCGATATTGCTTCTAAACAGCTGTCGTTAATTTAA
- a CDS encoding porin, which translates to MKKTLVASALTAAIFVPSVSAIEIYKDDKNAVEIGGWMDARIINTQGATEVVNGSSRINFAFTRDMGDGWKTFTKLEWGVNPFGNSDIVYSSESTFESQSDEFLNNRLGYAGLSHDKYGSLSIGKQWGVWYDVVYNTNLVNTWDGNASGTYTYNKADGAVNGTGRGDNTVQYRNAFGDVSFGLQVQLKQDSFELTENSTDGIPSPFSTADKNFMTGSSVATTSESLGTIEYNNTVGGSITYAATEMLTLTAGFNLGEFDGALVSGEGVSETDYIYGAGLTWGGFEQPGFYAAININKNEFHDTDNMGRLMHDAVGLESLFSYKFDNGLKPIFAYNYLKAGDAYEAFYNDGEFKRQFIVAGLHFVWDEKTMLYLEARKDMSEFNAANQTPDEDDGVAIGIRYYM; encoded by the coding sequence ATGAAAAAGACTTTAGTAGCATCGGCATTAACAGCCGCGATATTCGTTCCGTCAGTATCGGCAATCGAAATTTATAAAGATGACAAAAACGCAGTAGAGATTGGTGGTTGGATGGATGCTCGCATCATCAACACTCAGGGTGCTACAGAGGTGGTAAACGGTTCATCACGCATCAATTTCGCTTTTACCCGTGATATGGGTGACGGCTGGAAAACATTTACTAAACTTGAGTGGGGCGTAAACCCATTCGGTAACAGCGATATTGTTTACAGCAGTGAAAGTACATTCGAATCTCAAAGTGATGAGTTTCTTAACAACCGTTTAGGCTATGCAGGCCTTTCTCATGATAAGTACGGTTCACTCTCTATTGGTAAGCAGTGGGGCGTGTGGTATGACGTAGTTTATAACACTAACCTAGTTAATACTTGGGATGGTAATGCGTCAGGTACTTACACATACAACAAAGCCGATGGCGCTGTAAATGGTACTGGTCGCGGTGATAACACTGTTCAATACCGTAATGCATTCGGCGATGTTAGCTTCGGTCTTCAGGTGCAGCTAAAGCAAGATAGCTTTGAGCTGACTGAAAATTCAACTGACGGGATCCCTTCTCCTTTCTCGACAGCTGATAAAAACTTCATGACTGGAAGCTCAGTTGCGACGACGAGTGAATCTTTAGGTACGATTGAATACAACAATACTGTAGGCGGCTCGATCACTTACGCTGCGACAGAGATGTTGACGTTAACAGCCGGTTTTAACTTAGGTGAGTTTGACGGTGCATTGGTTTCTGGCGAAGGTGTCTCAGAGACTGACTACATCTACGGTGCAGGTTTGACTTGGGGTGGATTTGAACAGCCTGGTTTTTATGCGGCAATCAACATCAACAAGAACGAATTCCATGATACAGACAACATGGGTCGTCTAATGCATGATGCTGTCGGTCTAGAATCACTGTTTAGCTATAAGTTTGATAACGGTCTTAAGCCTATCTTTGCTTATAACTACTTAAAAGCGGGTGATGCCTATGAAGCATTTTATAATGATGGCGAGTTTAAGCGTCAGTTCATCGTAGCGGGTCTTCACTTTGTGTGGGATGAGAAAACCATGCTTTATCTTGAAGCACGTAAGGATATGAGTGAGTTCAATGCTGCTAACCAAACGCCAGATGAAGATGATGGTGTAGCAATTGGTATCAGATACTACATGTAA